The following are encoded together in the Penicillium digitatum chromosome 3, complete sequence genome:
- a CDS encoding Sec1 family superfamily: protein MGSSIINIQRDFILNTIRNTGGNEWKVLVVDETSKKLIDGAVKEEEILNLNVSNVEQLEHRRLSNPDMDALYILSSESYVVDCLMADFEVGRYRKAFLVWTSSLDPQQRSRIDRSQIARERIAEFYTMNINFYPRESHLVTFRDPWSFPMLFHPGCNNLIRHHLEELAQKVVSLCASLGEYPIIRYYRPRSPTHEAAVMCSHLARFIQDELDQFAQHQRDFPPQTNRPRGVLLVVDRSMDLFAPLLHEFTYQTMVHDLLPITDGDKITYKTVVNEGANNEEVKEMEIGENDRVWVDYRHMHMKDVLGKLGEDFAKFRAAHPQFADDNDKSNVNTIKDMLGGLTEFREGKDAYTLHLNMAQECMNYFQSRKLLEVSSTEQSFATGLDENYKKAKNLAAQLVQLLDDDSIVQPDRLRLILLYIMHRGGLLGGDIRKLMAHAGLPPKDGGVIANLELLGVRVEKPLKDEKPSVHALFARRNPPPESAELSLSRYELAIKQMLEDQIQGNLDTTSFPFTRPHTETDSAMAAQEMQSQQASLRSAKPTWARTRSVDQPRQRIIVFMAGGATYGESRACYEVSAAQNRDVYLATTHMLTPGLFLRQVGDLGVDRRRLDLPSDRPKPTAPAYLFEREAPPAPNLPPQKKPVSTAHLNPPAPPEALMAGMSISSNGSGSSPASSGSGKHDKKDKKDKEKKEKKEKKYRFF from the exons ATGGGCTCCTCGATAATCAACATTCAACGCGACT TTATACTGAACACAATTCGCAATACCGGTGGCAATGAG TGGAAAGTCTTGGTGGTGGATGAGACCAGCAAGAAATTGATTGACGGAGCtgtgaaggaagaagaaattctCAACCTCAATGTTTCCA ACGTCGAGCAGCTCGAACATCGACGACTGTCCAATCCCGATATGGACGCGTTGTACATACTATCCTCGGAATCTTACGTGGTCGATTGCCTTATGGCAGATTTTGAGGTGGGCAGATACAGAAAGGCATTCCTGGTGTGGACTTCAT CCCTTGACCCGCAGCAGCGATCTCGGATTGACCGATCCCAAATTGCGCGTGAGCGCATTGCCGAATTTTACACCATGAACATCAATTTCTACCCCAGAGAATCACACTTGGTCACATTCCGGGATCCGTGGAGCTTCCCGATGCTCTTCCACCCGGGTTGCAACAATTTGATTCGGCACCATTTGGAAGAATTAGCCCAAAAA GTTGTCTCTCTATGTGCTTCTCTGGGCGAGTACCCTATAATTCGGTACTACCGGCCCCGATCTCCGACCCACGAGGCCGCAGTTATGTGCTCTCACTTGGCACGTTTCATTCAAGATGAATTGGATCAGTTCGCGCAGCATCAGCGTGACTTTCCGCCTCAAACAAACCGTCCCCGAGGCGTGCTGCTTGTAGTAGACCGTTCCATGGACTTGTTCGCACCTCTCCTTCACGAGTTTACATACCAGACCATGGTCCACGATCTTCTTCCTATCACGGATGGGGACAAGATCACCTACAAAACGGTTGTAAATGAGGGTGCAAACAATGAGGAGGTCAAGGAAATGGAGATTGGTGAGAATGATCGAGTCTGGGTAGACTACCGTCATATGCATATGAAGGATGTGCTTGGGAAACTGGGCGAGGACTTTGCCAAGTTCCGAGCAGCACACCCTCAGTTTGCAGACGA CAACGACAAATCTAATGTGAACACCATCAAGGATATGCTGGGTGGACTGACAGAATTCCGAGAGGGTAAGGATGCCTACACGCTGCACCTCAACATGGCACAAGAGTGCATGAACTACTTTCAATCTCGCAAACTCTTAGAAGTGAGCTCCACCGAGCAGTCATTCGCCACTGGTCTGGACGAGAACTACAAAAAGGCAAAGAACTTAGCAGCGCAGCTCGTGCAGCTCCTCGACGACGACTCAATCGTACAACCAGATCGGCTTCGACTCATACTTCTGTACATCATGCATCGTGGTGGATTGTTAGGTGGTGACATTCGCAAACTCATGGCGCACGCTGGACTCCCGCCAAAAGACGGCGGGGTGATTGCCAACCTCGAACTCCTCGGGGTTCGTGTCGAGAAGCCTCTCAAGGATGAAAAGCCTTCGGTGCATGCTCTTTTCGCCCGACGCAACCCACCACCCGAATCAGCGGAGCTCAGCCTGAGTCGGTACGAGCTAGCTATCAAGCAGATGCTCGAAGACCAGATTCAGGGCAATCTAGACACGACGTCTTTCCCCTTCACACGCCCGCATACTGAGACGGACAGCGCCATGGCTGCCCAAGAAATGCAGTCACAGCAGGCCTCCTTACGCAGCGCAAAACCGACCTGGGCACGCACAAGATCCGTCGACCAGCCTCGACAGCGCATAATTGTCTTCATGGCCGGCGGTGCCACCTACGGCGAGTCACGAGCCTGTTACGAAGTCTCAGCGGCACAAAACCGGGACGTCTACCTCGCCACGACGCACATGCTGACCCCGGGACTGTTCCTCCGCCAAGTCGGGGACCTCGGTGTTGACCGGCGTCGTCTTGACCTCCCATCGGATCGCCCCAAACCTACCGCCCCAGCCTATCTCTTCGAGCGCGAGGCCCCACCAGCTCCCAATCTACCACCACAGAAGAAGCCCGTCTCAACAGCACACCTCAACCCCCCAGCTCCGCCAGAGGCGTTGATGGCTGGTATGTCAATAAGCTCAAACGGAAGCGGAAGCAGCCCCGCCTCATCGGGCAGCGGAAAGCACGACAAGAAAGACAAGAAagacaaggagaagaaggagaagaaggaaaagaaataCCGTTTCTTCTAA
- a CDS encoding G-patch domain — MASEDEDYFLPPEQQRPFSSGIRRKRVQFVRSSNLDTTTAPTPSSSSGVSIADTYLSIVMKQPVASTSPSTPTQRPPAPPIRIHSAPPTQNITRPPLPAAPEYCGVCNLALPSQAAADETDKKSRPHEASLAHQICLAHSHPPSHLDRTRSGLRYLSTYGWDPDSRLGLGASGREGIREPIKPRVKHGTAGLGTGLDRDGDPLPPRPVPPAKVQKLNSKQVRNKVAEDKKRAERMRKAFYQNDEVLKYLGEGV; from the coding sequence ATGGCGTCCGAAGACGAAGACTACTTTCTCCCACCGGAGCAACAGCGCCCCTTCAGCTCCGGTATTCGCCGCAAACGCGTGCAGTTCGTGCGCTCCTCCAATTTAGACACAACAACAGCCCCGAcgccctcctcctcctccggcGTCAGCATCGCAGACACCTACCTCTCTATCGTGATGAAGCAGCCAGTCGCAAGCACTTCGCCGAGTACACCAACCCAGCGCccaccagcaccaccaaTCCGCATACACTCCGCGCCACCAACTCAAAACATAACCCGCCCGCCTCTACCCGCAGCCCCAGAATACTGCGGCGTGTGCAATCTGGCTCTCCCATCACAAGCCGCAGCAGACGAAACAGACAAAAAATCACGTCCCCATGAAGCCTCTCTCGCACACCAGATTTGTCTCGCCCACTCCCACCCGCCATCCCACCTCGACCGCACGCGCTCAGGTCTTCGATACCTTTCTACCTACGGCTGGGATCCTGACAGCAGGCTTGGGCTTGGCGCATCGGGCCGTGAGGGTATCCGTGAACCTATCAAACCTCGCGTCAAGCATGGTACTGCTGGACTGGGAACTGGGCTTGATCGGGATGGAGATCCGTTGCCGCCTAGACCGGTGCCGCCGGCGAAGGTGCAGAAGCTTAATTCGAAGCAGGTGCGGAATAAGGTCGCGGAGGATAAGAAGAGGGCGGAGAGGATGAGGAAGGCTTTTTATCAGAATGATGAGGTTTTGAAGTATCTTGGGGAGGGAGTGTAG